The following nucleotide sequence is from Endozoicomonas sp. GU-1.
GTGGATTGCCGGGATTCTGTTACTTCTGGCGGGTAATCTGAGGGTGCGGTTCTCATGAAAAAGTGGGTGCCACGTTGGGATATTCCCCTGATTATGGTGATTCTGGTCGTGGAAATTCTGTTGATAAATGCCTTTTCCGGGCCTGATAATGCGCCGTTCAGCTTAAGTGTTTTGGATGCGGTGGTCAGGAGCATTTGTGTTTACATATTTTCATGTTCCTGTGCCAGTTGTACTGCTTTTGACTGGGGTATTGCTGCTGGTTCCTGCGTGGATATTGACTTTGATGGTGCGTTGGCTGCTGTACAGAAGCTGAGGATGTCAGCGACTTACTGATTTATAAGGCTGCATGGCTGATATCAGTAACCATAGGATTTGCGGTATTGACAATGGGGCTGATAGCCATTGAACCAATGGGTTAGCAGTGGTTTGTGTTCATTGCTGACAACGGGTAATCCGAATAAGTTAACGCAGTGCCTTTTTGGTGATGCCCTATGAAACTCTCTTCATCCTGGTGTCCTGTTCTAGCATGCAGTGTGTTATTCAGTTTTCACTGAAAGTCAGCTGATAGTTCACTGCCTGTTCACCCGGTCGATAATTTCCAGCCCCAGGCGGATAGGTTGTGCTTTAGGCATTTCATCCGAGCCGGCCAGCTCACCGCCAAGGTATTCCGATGGGGTAAAGGTGCGGTTAGCCACCAGGCGGCCGTTGATATCGGTAAAGGTCAGCTTTAAGTCTGGAAACGGCTGTGAGTGCCTGGCTTCATTAATGATGACAGCATCTACCTGCAGGGCGTTGTCTTGATCAGGGTGGCTGCGTATCACAAGATCAACGCTTCTAATGGCAGTGAGGTTAACCATGGGGGGAAGTGTGCAGGAAAGCAGATTGCAGGTCATGGTATAAGCCGGTCGCAAGGCAGGGTTCAGTGACAGTGTATTGCGGTTGAACCAGGCAAATTGCAGTGTCAGCAACACCAGCAGGCTACAGGCCGCAACCCCCCAGTAGGTTCTTTTCCTGCGGAGCTGTTGTTCGTTAATGGTTTCTTCGGTTTCCCGCTGGTCCAGTTCGTGAATCAGGGTTTCGATGCTTTGCTGGTGGTAGCCATCATATTGGATGGGCGCAGTGGCAACCTTTGCTTTTATGGAAGGGTCAAGGTCTTTGCTTCTGGATGTTTCCGGTGGTGTTGAATCCGGTTTTTTGACCGGTTTTTGCTGTTGGACGACCAGTGTTTCCCGCAGCTTTTTTTGGGTTTGAGTGGGTGTCCGGGGTTCTTCCCGGTGGTTAGAGGGTGATGTTTCAACGCTTTCAGTGGGGGTGTTTAATGCCTTCTTTTCTTGTTCTTTCAGGAGCGGTAGCTGGTCTATCGCATTAAAAACCTGAAGGCATGAACCGCAACGCACCGAACCCCTGGCAGCCTTAAGCTGGGCATGGGTAATGCGGAATATGGTCTGGCAGTGGGGGCAAGTGACACTTGACGGCGTCATGTTGACTGTTTACCTGATCTTGAAGCAGCATTTTTTATTAGACCAGAGCCCCCGTACTGAATCCAGTCTAATTGATAATGCAGGTAATTTTGTTTTATTGAAACCCGGGGAGTAACAAGTTCTGTCATACCTGCATCACATCAATGCCAGCTTATGAACGTCGCTTACCAGAAAGCATGGCCCAGCCATCAAAGGTGACTGCTGTATCCATGGCAAACCACTGTTCATAGGTTTGAATTATTTCATCCGCCTGCTCAGCCAGAACACCGGATAGAGCAATGGAACCGCCTTCCCTGGTCAGACTGGCCAGTTTGGGAGCCAGTTGAGTCAAAGGGCCAGCAAGAATGTTGGCCAGTACTACATCAGCTTGATCTGCTGGTTCGTCATCGGGCAGAAAAACTTCCAGTTTATCCACCGGAATGTTATTCCGTTTAGCATTCTCGATAGAGGCTTCCAGTGCCTGCGGATCCAGGTCAACACCGACCGCGGATTGTGCGCCCAGAAGGAGTGCTGCAATAGCAAGGATGCCAGAACCACAACCATAGTCGATAACTGTTTTGCCAGTCAGGTTATTCTGCTGATCCAGCCAACGCAGGCAGAGTGCTGTGGTGGGGTGCGTCCCGGTGCCAAAGGCCAGGCCCGGGTCCAGCATCAGGTTAACTGCCTCAGGATCGGGAACGTCTTTCCAGCTGGGGCAAACCCACAGGCGATCACCAAACTGCATGGGGTGGAAGTGGGTCATCCACTCTCTTTCCCAGTCTTTATCTTCCACCAGTTCGACCTTGTTATCAGGGAAAGGGTTCAGTCCGGCATGTTCTTTGAGAAAGGGTATGATATCATCGATGCGGGTCTGGGCATCAAACAAGCCAACAACAACGGTGTTGGTCCACAGCGGTGTGGTACCCAGCTCTGGTTCATAGACCGGTTGATCTTTTGCATCCTGCAGGGTGACCGCACAGGCACCGGCTTCCAGAAGCAGGTCTTCCAGAATTTCAGCATGGTCAGAAGTTGTGTCCAGTCTGACTTGAATCCAAGACATTGTGTTACCCAGAATGAAAAGCAATAAGAATTCAGACCTGTTCTTCAGGAAAGAAATTCATGGAACATAGGCGACTTATTGTAGCTGAGCACCGGTATTTCATAAACATTTGCTG
It contains:
- a CDS encoding DUF3426 domain-containing protein, with amino-acid sequence MTPSSVTCPHCQTIFRITHAQLKAARGSVRCGSCLQVFNAIDQLPLLKEQEKKALNTPTESVETSPSNHREEPRTPTQTQKKLRETLVVQQQKPVKKPDSTPPETSRSKDLDPSIKAKVATAPIQYDGYHQQSIETLIHELDQRETEETINEQQLRRKRTYWGVAACSLLVLLTLQFAWFNRNTLSLNPALRPAYTMTCNLLSCTLPPMVNLTAIRSVDLVIRSHPDQDNALQVDAVIINEARHSQPFPDLKLTFTDINGRLVANRTFTPSEYLGGELAGSDEMPKAQPIRLGLEIIDRVNRQ
- the prmA gene encoding 50S ribosomal protein L11 methyltransferase; protein product: MSWIQVRLDTTSDHAEILEDLLLEAGACAVTLQDAKDQPVYEPELGTTPLWTNTVVVGLFDAQTRIDDIIPFLKEHAGLNPFPDNKVELVEDKDWEREWMTHFHPMQFGDRLWVCPSWKDVPDPEAVNLMLDPGLAFGTGTHPTTALCLRWLDQQNNLTGKTVIDYGCGSGILAIAALLLGAQSAVGVDLDPQALEASIENAKRNNIPVDKLEVFLPDDEPADQADVVLANILAGPLTQLAPKLASLTREGGSIALSGVLAEQADEIIQTYEQWFAMDTAVTFDGWAMLSGKRRS